A window of the Bdellovibrio sp. ZAP7 genome harbors these coding sequences:
- a CDS encoding PilZ domain-containing protein, with the protein MSKIWFILNEGQVTGPFEPDEVESQVASFKEPLVWGRGQGEWDTPAKWRTKIKDLSPSTPAGDQSKTWMTRIEGKINKEPMKYADMIVALKKLTDLSQVDISTDGGKTWKEVYALQQVVDDLGISRRSHPRVPIVGTLEFEPSETAPPLKCRVISISEGGLGINDAEGLQIGQKFFATLTSPNLYQTITTTCEVVYMGNDGYAGLRFVGLPEEFKSSVIEYVRKFATVS; encoded by the coding sequence ATGTCGAAAATTTGGTTTATCTTAAACGAAGGACAAGTTACAGGACCGTTTGAACCAGACGAAGTTGAATCACAAGTTGCATCCTTCAAAGAACCCCTGGTATGGGGTCGTGGCCAAGGTGAGTGGGATACTCCTGCCAAATGGCGCACGAAAATCAAAGATCTTTCGCCTTCCACTCCTGCCGGTGATCAAAGCAAAACCTGGATGACTCGCATCGAAGGCAAAATCAACAAAGAACCCATGAAGTACGCTGATATGATTGTCGCACTGAAAAAGCTGACAGATCTTTCACAAGTCGACATTTCCACTGACGGCGGAAAAACTTGGAAGGAAGTTTACGCTCTTCAACAGGTTGTGGATGATTTGGGCATCAGCCGCAGATCTCATCCTCGCGTTCCGATCGTGGGAACTTTGGAATTTGAGCCCAGCGAAACAGCACCACCCCTTAAATGCCGCGTGATTTCGATCAGCGAAGGTGGCTTGGGTATAAACGACGCCGAAGGTCTGCAAATTGGCCAAAAGTTTTTTGCGACTTTGACCAGCCCGAACCTTTATCAAACGATCACAACCACGTGCGAAGTGGTTTACATGGGAAATGATGGTTACGCAGGACTGCGTTTCGTAGGTCTGCCAGAGGAATTTAAATCCTCGGTTATTGAATACGTGCGAAAGTTTGCGACAGTTTCCTAA
- the fabF gene encoding beta-ketoacyl-ACP synthase II, translated as MTSRFERPSISQRRVVVTGVGAVTPLGNTIEESWSNAKKGVSGIAPITKFDTTGFDVTFAGEVKGFNADQYIEKKEQKKMDEFIHYSIAASKMAIEMAKLELSEKEKATTGVIIGVGIGGLQNLEETSIKMKEKGPGRVSPFFIPSVITNLAAGQVSIALGLKGPNYSVTSACASGVHSIGDAVRYIRDGVADVMLAGGAEATICRLAVGGFAAMRALSTRNEAPEKASRPWDKDRDGFVLGEGSAMLVIESLEHAEKRGAKILCEITGYGVSSDAYHMTSPAPEGAGGYAAMAMALKDSGLKATDIQYINAHGTSTPVGDGLETAAIKHLLGDHAKNVMVSSTKSMTGHALGAAGAIESAFCVMAIRDQIAPPTLNLDNPSEDCDLDYVPHKAREAKIDNVLNNSFGFGGTNACMIFSKFKN; from the coding sequence ATGACATCCCGATTTGAACGCCCATCTATTTCACAAAGAAGAGTCGTTGTAACAGGCGTTGGTGCTGTTACTCCCCTTGGTAATACCATTGAGGAGAGCTGGTCTAATGCTAAAAAAGGTGTATCTGGCATAGCTCCGATCACTAAATTTGATACAACAGGCTTCGATGTGACTTTTGCCGGTGAAGTGAAAGGCTTTAATGCTGATCAATACATCGAGAAAAAAGAACAGAAAAAGATGGATGAGTTCATTCACTATTCAATCGCCGCTTCAAAAATGGCGATTGAAATGGCGAAATTGGAGCTTTCTGAAAAAGAGAAAGCGACAACGGGAGTGATCATTGGTGTGGGTATCGGCGGGCTTCAAAACCTGGAAGAGACTTCCATCAAAATGAAAGAGAAAGGACCAGGACGTGTGAGTCCTTTCTTTATCCCAAGCGTAATCACGAACTTGGCTGCAGGTCAGGTTTCGATCGCCCTGGGTCTTAAAGGTCCAAATTATTCTGTTACATCGGCTTGTGCATCAGGTGTTCACTCTATCGGAGATGCCGTTCGCTATATCCGTGATGGAGTTGCTGACGTGATGCTTGCTGGTGGCGCAGAAGCGACTATCTGCCGTTTGGCGGTGGGTGGGTTCGCTGCGATGAGAGCTCTTTCTACTCGCAACGAGGCTCCTGAAAAAGCCAGCCGTCCTTGGGATAAAGACCGTGATGGTTTTGTTCTGGGTGAAGGTTCTGCGATGTTAGTTATTGAATCTTTGGAACACGCTGAAAAACGCGGCGCTAAGATTCTTTGCGAGATCACAGGTTATGGCGTTTCATCTGATGCCTACCATATGACTTCTCCAGCTCCTGAAGGTGCTGGTGGTTATGCGGCAATGGCGATGGCTTTAAAAGACTCCGGTCTTAAAGCGACAGACATTCAATACATCAATGCACACGGAACTTCGACTCCGGTGGGTGATGGTTTGGAAACAGCTGCGATCAAACACCTTTTGGGTGATCATGCGAAAAACGTGATGGTATCCAGCACGAAATCTATGACAGGTCATGCGTTGGGTGCGGCTGGTGCGATTGAATCTGCTTTCTGTGTGATGGCGATTCGCGATCAGATTGCTCCACCAACTTTGAACTTGGATAACCCAAGTGAAGATTGTGATCTAGACTATGTACCTCACAAAGCACGTGAGGCGAAGATCGACAATGTTCTGAACAACAGCTTCGGCTTTGGTGGAACAAATGCTTGTATGATCTTCTCTAAATTTAAAAACTAA
- a CDS encoding NADPH-dependent FMN reductase, which yields MKYIIAGTDRPGSNTLKLANYIQGIYKSQGETVEIIDLVEVKEHLHTGPHYGKEHSGLQPYLDKLVASEGLIVICPEYNGSMPGALKYFIDHMKFPETFEYRPVCFIGLGWMFGGLRPVEHLQQVFGYRNAFIYPERIFITNAPKVLNEQGEPQDEGLKKLLVKQATGFRNFVSALSAFNLDANSVIASKK from the coding sequence ATGAAGTACATTATCGCGGGCACTGATCGCCCAGGTTCCAACACTCTGAAGCTTGCTAACTATATCCAAGGGATCTACAAGTCCCAAGGGGAAACAGTCGAGATCATCGATCTGGTCGAAGTGAAAGAGCATCTCCACACCGGTCCTCACTATGGGAAAGAGCATTCCGGATTACAGCCTTACCTGGACAAACTTGTGGCTTCCGAAGGTTTGATTGTGATTTGCCCTGAGTACAATGGCTCTATGCCAGGTGCTTTGAAGTACTTCATCGATCACATGAAGTTCCCTGAAACGTTCGAGTATCGCCCTGTATGTTTCATTGGCCTGGGTTGGATGTTTGGTGGACTTCGTCCCGTTGAGCATTTGCAACAGGTGTTTGGATACAGAAACGCCTTTATTTATCCAGAGCGCATCTTCATCACCAATGCTCCAAAAGTTTTGAATGAGCAAGGGGAGCCTCAGGATGAGGGTTTGAAAAAGTTGCTAGTGAAGCAAGCGACTGGCTTCCGAAACTTCGTTTCGGCTCTGTCGGCCTTCAACCTCGACGCCAACTCAGTTATTGCGTCAAAGAAGTAG
- the glyA gene encoding serine hydroxymethyltransferase translates to MNSTSLTLNQVDPEVFAVIQKESERQQFGLEMIASENYTSKAVMEAQGSILTNKYAEGYPGKRYYGGCVNVDTVESLAIERAKKLFGMNFANVQPHSGSQANMGVYLAACKAGDTILGMDLSHGGHLTHGSPVNFSGMLFKAASYKLDPETGRINYDTIRSVAKETKPRLIIAGYSAYPRVLDFAKFKEIAVEVGADLLVDMAHFAGLVATGHHPSPAEYADYVTTTTHKTLRGPRGGMILTNSEEKAKIMNSRIFPGIQGGPLEHVIAGKAVAFGEALKPEFKDYSGKVIQNAKTLSEELLSQGFKLVTGGTDNHLMLIDLSDREITGKVAEIALDEAGITVNKNTVPNEKRSPFVTSGIRIGTPALTTRGMGTSEMKKIGQWIAQVLNNADNADVKNKVHAEVKEMCKHFPIY, encoded by the coding sequence ATGAATTCGACGTCTCTAACTTTAAACCAAGTTGATCCCGAAGTATTTGCGGTGATTCAAAAAGAATCTGAACGTCAACAGTTCGGTCTGGAGATGATCGCTTCTGAAAATTACACATCAAAAGCTGTGATGGAAGCACAAGGCTCTATCCTGACAAACAAATATGCGGAAGGCTACCCAGGCAAACGCTATTACGGCGGTTGCGTGAATGTCGACACGGTTGAATCCCTTGCTATTGAACGTGCGAAAAAACTTTTCGGAATGAACTTTGCGAACGTTCAACCGCACTCTGGCTCACAAGCTAACATGGGTGTTTACCTTGCCGCTTGTAAAGCGGGCGACACGATCCTGGGTATGGATTTGTCTCATGGTGGTCACTTGACTCACGGATCTCCAGTGAATTTCTCTGGTATGCTGTTTAAAGCCGCTTCTTACAAATTGGATCCGGAAACAGGTCGTATCAATTACGATACAATTCGCTCAGTAGCGAAAGAAACAAAACCTCGCTTGATCATCGCAGGGTACTCGGCGTATCCGCGCGTTTTGGATTTTGCTAAATTTAAAGAAATTGCTGTGGAAGTGGGAGCCGATCTTTTGGTGGATATGGCGCACTTTGCAGGACTGGTGGCTACAGGCCACCACCCGTCTCCCGCTGAATATGCTGATTATGTTACCACGACGACTCACAAAACTTTGCGTGGACCTCGTGGCGGTATGATCCTTACGAACTCCGAAGAAAAAGCGAAGATCATGAACTCTCGCATCTTCCCTGGTATTCAGGGTGGACCGCTTGAGCATGTGATCGCTGGTAAAGCTGTGGCATTTGGTGAAGCTTTGAAACCTGAATTCAAAGACTATAGCGGCAAAGTGATTCAGAATGCGAAAACCTTGTCTGAAGAACTTTTGTCTCAAGGTTTCAAACTTGTGACTGGCGGTACGGACAATCACTTGATGTTGATTGATCTGTCTGACCGCGAGATCACGGGTAAAGTTGCTGAAATTGCTTTGGATGAAGCCGGGATCACTGTGAATAAAAACACTGTTCCGAATGAAAAACGCTCTCCATTTGTGACAAGTGGCATTCGTATTGGAACACCTGCTTTGACGACTCGTGGAATGGGAACTTCAGAAATGAAGAAGATAGGTCAATGGATTGCGCAGGTTTTGAACAACGCTGACAACGCAGATGTGAAAAACAAAGTGCACGCAGAAGTTAAAGAAATGTGTAAGCACTTCCCAATCTACTAG
- a CDS encoding patatin-like phospholipase family protein, with product MSNLGLVLSGGGARGAFQVGVLAAVAEICKELSINNPFEIYTGVSAGAINVCALTAHPGSFTEACKTLQGIWGGLKSQDVFVSDPVSLTGVALHWMMDLASGGMKPTPGKSLLNTKPLRELISKNCPFENIQKKIDSGLIRGVGISALDFHSSSTVTFIQGVTEIPLWERVRRQAARSELNVDHVMASAAIPVLFPPIAVGSNYFGDGSIRNFSPCGPAIYMGAERLLAIGVRCREETCFRPRQVAPTEMPSVARVASVLLHALMSDGIEFDIERIERINLALSKLGRSQRKYLAVKHIDTLWISPSRDFSEIASRHAHELPRMIRYLLRGLGGLEESAELSSFLLFEKEYVHTLMEIGYEDGLRAKAELTQLLTGQTMKDTMAAELREN from the coding sequence ATGTCGAACTTAGGCCTGGTTCTATCTGGTGGAGGCGCACGAGGTGCCTTTCAGGTCGGCGTATTGGCGGCTGTGGCAGAAATATGCAAAGAACTTTCAATCAACAATCCCTTTGAAATTTACACGGGCGTCAGTGCCGGCGCGATCAATGTTTGCGCATTAACAGCACATCCCGGAAGCTTCACCGAAGCTTGCAAAACTTTGCAGGGAATTTGGGGAGGACTGAAAAGCCAAGATGTCTTTGTATCTGATCCGGTGTCCCTGACAGGAGTGGCTTTGCATTGGATGATGGATTTAGCGAGCGGCGGTATGAAACCTACTCCCGGAAAATCACTTTTAAACACCAAACCGTTACGCGAACTTATTTCCAAAAACTGTCCCTTTGAAAATATTCAAAAGAAAATTGATTCAGGTCTAATTCGGGGCGTGGGAATTTCTGCATTGGATTTCCACTCCTCATCAACAGTCACCTTCATTCAAGGTGTTACGGAGATACCATTATGGGAAAGAGTCAGAAGACAAGCAGCGAGATCGGAACTCAACGTAGATCACGTCATGGCCTCGGCCGCCATCCCGGTTTTGTTCCCGCCGATTGCGGTGGGTTCCAACTATTTCGGGGATGGGTCGATTCGGAACTTCAGCCCTTGCGGTCCCGCCATTTACATGGGAGCCGAGCGCCTGCTTGCCATCGGTGTCAGATGCAGAGAGGAGACTTGCTTCAGGCCTCGTCAAGTTGCACCTACAGAGATGCCCAGTGTGGCACGTGTTGCGAGTGTGCTTCTTCACGCTCTTATGAGCGATGGAATCGAATTTGATATCGAAAGAATTGAGCGTATAAATCTGGCCTTATCAAAGTTGGGGCGCTCGCAACGTAAATATCTGGCAGTGAAACATATAGACACTCTGTGGATCTCTCCGTCCCGTGATTTTTCAGAGATCGCCTCTCGACATGCGCATGAGTTGCCACGAATGATTCGCTATCTCTTGCGGGGATTAGGTGGCCTGGAAGAATCAGCTGAACTTTCTAGCTTCCTTTTGTTTGAAAAAGAATATGTGCACACTTTGATGGAGATTGGCTATGAAGATGGGTTGCGTGCAAAAGCTGAACTCACTCAGCTGCTCACAGGTCAAACAATGAAAGACACTATGGCAGCCGAATTACGGGAAAATTAA
- a CDS encoding M23 family metallopeptidase, with protein MTPGWKQLVNFAGCIIATGTLGSCTTFHTPLSREIMNGSSQSRGVASDQPMTIEQQDKSFDWPVDAARMTRGFLPNKRRPHLGIDLAAPKGTPILAAQGGTIIYAGREFKGYGKMVLIESGDGWATLYAHFDKILVSEGQKVRKGEVIGAMGRTGRATGVHLHFEIRKNRGPIDPLPLLPETAATSTAKL; from the coding sequence ATGACACCAGGATGGAAACAGCTAGTTAACTTTGCAGGATGCATTATTGCGACAGGAACTTTGGGTTCTTGTACGACTTTTCATACACCCCTTTCCCGAGAAATCATGAACGGCTCCTCCCAATCACGTGGAGTGGCTTCAGATCAACCAATGACCATTGAACAACAGGATAAGTCGTTTGATTGGCCGGTGGATGCTGCCCGCATGACTCGTGGATTCTTACCTAATAAACGCCGCCCGCATTTGGGTATCGATTTAGCCGCACCTAAAGGAACGCCTATATTGGCTGCCCAAGGCGGTACAATCATCTATGCAGGTCGTGAGTTTAAAGGGTACGGAAAAATGGTTCTAATCGAGTCTGGCGACGGTTGGGCAACATTGTATGCTCACTTCGACAAGATCTTGGTTTCTGAAGGCCAAAAAGTTCGCAAAGGCGAGGTGATTGGTGCCATGGGAAGAACTGGACGCGCAACGGGAGTGCATCTGCACTTTGAAATCCGCAAAAATCGCGGCCCGATCGATCCACTTCCGCTTCTTCCAGAGACAGCGGCGACTTCAACAGCAAAACTTTAA
- a CDS encoding M14 family zinc carboxypeptidase codes for MNNYATVVQTLQQIQAANPSTTELIDLGQNDSGQNIIGIKIGDGPTADLIVGTHHGNEYGSTAVAMGAADAFAKNPIKGHTVYIVPVLNIPGFNSRSRYERLGGMSSVDQNRDYPGPCIPGQPFKSKSTKALANFIDQKNIISSATLHTHWPAVLYPWGFSTRDVMTKDDATFIQLSKDAAVESGYDVGNSKDLLYAADGAFEDYAYWKHGIWSLLFEMGETHTPSEAQMAQMVSVNVPGIRRFFENAPKERAKDHAFTGKCDRSIMQRTHLE; via the coding sequence GTGAACAACTACGCAACAGTCGTTCAGACTTTGCAACAGATCCAGGCTGCGAATCCCTCAACAACTGAACTGATTGATCTTGGTCAGAATGATTCCGGGCAAAACATTATCGGTATCAAAATTGGCGATGGTCCAACAGCAGATCTTATTGTGGGAACTCACCACGGCAATGAATATGGTTCCACTGCCGTTGCAATGGGTGCGGCTGATGCCTTTGCGAAAAATCCCATCAAAGGTCACACAGTTTACATCGTTCCGGTTTTGAATATTCCAGGCTTTAACTCTCGCTCTCGTTATGAGCGTCTAGGCGGCATGAGCTCTGTTGACCAGAATCGTGACTACCCAGGACCTTGCATCCCAGGCCAGCCGTTCAAATCCAAATCTACAAAAGCATTGGCGAACTTTATTGATCAAAAAAATATCATCAGCTCTGCCACTCTTCACACTCATTGGCCTGCAGTTCTTTATCCGTGGGGGTTTTCAACTCGTGATGTGATGACGAAAGACGATGCAACCTTCATTCAGCTTAGCAAAGACGCCGCTGTTGAAAGTGGTTATGATGTTGGAAATTCAAAAGACTTGCTTTACGCAGCAGATGGGGCTTTTGAAGACTACGCTTACTGGAAACATGGTATCTGGTCTTTGTTGTTTGAAATGGGTGAAACTCACACACCATCTGAAGCACAAATGGCACAAATGGTTTCCGTGAATGTTCCCGGTATCCGTCGCTTTTTTGAAAATGCACCGAAAGAACGCGCGAAAGATCATGCCTTCACTGGTAAATGTGATCGCAGCATTATGCAAAGAACTCATTTAGAGTAG
- a CDS encoding RpiB/LacA/LacB family sugar-phosphate isomerase translates to MIVYIGCDHAGLDLKLKVMSAFPEIEWKDQGTFNGDSVDYPDYADKVCKELTKIEILNQKSGITDPAFGPAMGVLVCGSGQGMAIRANRYPHIRAALCWNEDIARLSREHNNANVITLSARFTAPDLAIKMVKAFLSTKFEGGRHQKRVDKLAADTGC, encoded by the coding sequence ATGATTGTTTATATCGGCTGCGACCATGCTGGGTTGGATTTGAAACTTAAAGTGATGTCGGCATTTCCAGAAATTGAATGGAAAGATCAAGGCACATTCAATGGCGACTCTGTCGATTATCCTGATTATGCGGATAAGGTTTGCAAAGAACTGACGAAGATCGAAATCCTAAATCAAAAATCGGGAATCACGGATCCCGCGTTTGGACCGGCCATGGGAGTTTTGGTTTGTGGCTCCGGTCAGGGTATGGCGATTCGTGCGAATCGTTATCCACACATTCGCGCAGCCCTGTGCTGGAACGAAGATATCGCTCGCCTCTCGCGTGAACATAATAATGCCAACGTAATTACTCTGAGCGCTCGATTTACAGCACCCGACCTTGCAATCAAAATGGTTAAGGCATTCTTAAGCACCAAGTTTGAAGGTGGACGCCATCAAAAACGCGTCGACAAATTGGCTGCCGACACTGGTTGTTGA
- a CDS encoding potassium transporter Kup — MLSLAALGIVFGDIGTSPLYALRECFGGEYGLAVSPENVVGILSLIVWTMITTICVKYMAYVMRADNKGEGGILSLMALAVRSQHTKDITHRRWIMTILGLFGAALLYGDGVITPAISVLSAMEGLKIVTDQFDPFIIPITIFIINALFLMQRYGTGRIGVIFGPILLLWFTTLGVLGMNSLLDNPSILEAMWPHHAIEFFFRNGVHGFLVLGSVVLVVTGGEALYADMGHFGKTPIRMAWFFVALPALLLNYFGQGALLLTNSDAISNPFYMLAPKWAVIPLVCLSTTSAVIASQALISGVFSITRQAIQLGFCPRINIVHTSSQEIGQIYIPAINWSLFVGVVWLVLTFKTSSNLAAAYGIAVTGTMVITTILAYEVARQKWNWSFFKAAGIFGIFGIIDIAFFAANFHKIPHGGWVPLVIGAVIYLLMTTWQKGRQVLFRRLKDRSMPTEDFMLKLLREPPIRVPGTAIYMSGDPWGVPAPLLHNLKHNKVLHQRVAILTIQTREVPFVSKKDNISIQEIVPNFYRILAYYGFMETPKMKHILEACRNKDINFNVNETTFVLGRETIITTKGPAKVDELHMSHWRERLFAVMSKNAQRPTAFFRIPPNQVIEVGIQVEI; from the coding sequence ATGCTATCACTAGCTGCTTTGGGCATTGTCTTTGGGGATATCGGAACCAGCCCCTTGTACGCCTTGCGCGAATGTTTTGGGGGCGAGTACGGACTTGCCGTATCTCCGGAAAATGTCGTCGGAATTCTTTCTCTCATCGTGTGGACAATGATCACCACGATTTGCGTAAAGTACATGGCTTACGTCATGCGCGCAGACAATAAAGGTGAAGGTGGTATCTTATCTTTGATGGCGCTGGCAGTGCGCTCGCAACATACGAAAGACATCACCCATCGTCGTTGGATCATGACAATTCTGGGGCTTTTCGGCGCCGCACTATTGTATGGCGATGGTGTGATTACGCCGGCGATTTCGGTCTTGTCTGCGATGGAAGGTTTAAAGATCGTCACTGATCAGTTTGACCCTTTCATCATTCCGATCACGATTTTTATTATCAATGCTTTGTTCTTAATGCAGCGATATGGAACCGGGCGAATCGGTGTCATCTTTGGTCCCATCCTTTTACTGTGGTTTACAACGCTCGGTGTGTTAGGGATGAACAGTCTTTTGGACAATCCTTCAATTCTTGAAGCGATGTGGCCGCATCATGCGATTGAGTTTTTCTTTAGAAATGGTGTGCACGGTTTCTTGGTTTTGGGATCGGTTGTCCTGGTTGTAACCGGTGGTGAAGCTCTTTACGCCGATATGGGGCACTTCGGTAAGACACCGATTCGCATGGCGTGGTTTTTTGTTGCTTTGCCAGCTTTGCTTTTGAATTACTTTGGTCAGGGCGCTTTGCTTTTGACGAACTCCGATGCGATTTCAAATCCGTTTTACATGTTGGCGCCGAAGTGGGCGGTCATTCCTCTGGTTTGTTTAAGTACTACGTCGGCGGTGATTGCCTCTCAAGCTTTGATTTCCGGTGTGTTCTCTATCACGCGTCAGGCAATTCAATTGGGTTTCTGTCCACGTATCAACATCGTGCATACATCTTCGCAAGAGATCGGGCAGATTTATATTCCAGCGATCAACTGGTCATTGTTCGTGGGTGTTGTGTGGTTGGTTCTCACATTTAAAACTTCCAGCAACCTCGCTGCCGCTTATGGTATCGCAGTGACGGGTACGATGGTTATCACGACCATTCTGGCATACGAAGTCGCTCGCCAGAAATGGAATTGGAGTTTCTTTAAGGCTGCCGGAATTTTCGGTATTTTTGGAATCATCGATATCGCGTTCTTTGCGGCAAACTTCCACAAAATCCCCCATGGTGGCTGGGTGCCATTGGTGATTGGTGCGGTGATTTATCTGTTGATGACGACATGGCAAAAAGGCCGTCAGGTTTTATTCCGTCGTTTAAAAGACCGTTCAATGCCAACAGAAGATTTCATGTTGAAGCTTTTACGCGAGCCACCCATTCGTGTTCCAGGGACAGCGATTTACATGTCGGGAGATCCTTGGGGGGTGCCTGCGCCGTTGTTACATAATCTAAAACACAACAAAGTTCTGCATCAGCGGGTGGCGATCTTAACGATTCAAACGCGCGAGGTTCCTTTTGTTTCTAAGAAAGACAATATCTCGATTCAAGAAATCGTTCCAAATTTCTATCGTATCTTGGCTTATTACGGCTTTATGGAAACGCCTAAAATGAAGCACATCCTGGAAGCCTGCCGTAATAAAGACATCAACTTTAATGTAAACGAGACCACTTTCGTATTGGGTCGTGAAACGATCATTACAACGAAGGGGCCTGCGAAAGTTGACGAGCTTCATATGTCTCATTGGCGCGAACGTCTGTTTGCGGTGATGTCGAAAAATGCGCAACGTCCAACAGCGTTCTTCCGTATTCCACCGAATCAAGTGATCGAAGTGGGAATCCAGGTCGAGATTTAA